Below is a window of Janthinobacterium lividum DNA.
GATTGACTTCGGCCTTTTGACGTTTTTCTTTCTCTTTGAGGTTATCCACGGTCAGAATCACGGCGATATCGATGACTTGATCGAAATGCCGTTTCACGCGCTCCAGCTTCGTTTGTACGTATTCACGGATGGCTGGTGTCACTTCGAGATGATGTCCGCTGATGGTGAGATTCATACACACTCCTAAAGATGATCGGGTTCGTGCGGTCCATCGTATCCGGCCCGCAGAGGAACCGAAAAAAACTTACAAACACTTACGCAGACTCACTGGCGGAATTTTCAACGCTTCCCGGTATTTGGCAACAGTACGTCGCGCAATCACCATGCCTTGTTCCCCCAGCATGTCCGCAATCTTACTGTCGGATAAAGGATTTTTAGGGTCTTCTGCTCCTGTCAGTTGCACGATCAATGCCCGAATCGCCGTCGATGACGCTTCGCCCCCCGCTTCGGTGGCGACGTGGCTACCAAAGAAATATTTCAACTCGAACATGCCGTGCGGGGTCAGCATGTACTTTTGAGTTGTTACCCGCGAGATAGTACTCTCGTAAAACCCAGTGTATCAGCTATTTCACGGAGCACAAGGGGGCGCATGGCAACGGCCCCATGCGAGAAAAAGTTCTTTTGTCTTTCTACTATCGCCTGCGCCACGCGCAGGATTGTGTCGAAGCGCTGGCGCATATTTTTGATCAGCCACTTGGCTTCCTGCAACTGCGCGCCCATGGCGCCCTCGCCCTTGCCCTGCTTGAGCAGGTTGGCGTACATGGCGTTGACGCGCAGGCGCGGCATGACGTCGTTGTTCAGGGTGACTTGCCAGCCATTGCGCGCGCGCTTGACGACGACGTCGGGCACCACGTAATCGGACACGTCCGAAGCGAACACGGCGCCCGGATGCGGATTGCACTGGCGAATCACCGTTTGCGCCTCGCGCAAGTCTTCATCGTCGCAATCGAGGGCCTTTTTCAGCTTGTTGAAATCGCGCTGGGCAAACCAGGCCAGGTGCTTTTCCACGATGACGAGGGCCATGCGCCGCGTCACCATGGCGATATGCGGCAAGCGCTTGATTTGCAGGGCCAGGCATTCGGACGCATTGCGCGCGCCCACGCCGGGCGGATCGAAACTTTGCAGCAGCGACAATGCCGTGCGCATCTCGTCGGCGTCGATTTCCAGCTCTTCCGGCAGGCGCGCCAGGATGTCGTCGAGCGACTCTTCCAGGTAGCCATTGTCGTCGAGCGCATCGATGATCAGCTCGACCAGCGCGCGGTCGCGCAATTCGAGCACCGTCACGCGCATCTGCTCCATCAGGTACTCGCGCAGGGTGCAGTGGTGGGCTTCGAGTTGCGGGCGCGAATCTTCGTCGTCGGGCGCCTTGCCCCGGCTCGCCTCGCTCCAGTCGCTGTCGCCGCCCTCCGCGGCGGCCGGGCTCTCGCCCGCGTCGCCGTCAAAGGTTTCCGCTTCGGCCGGCGCTGCGGGCGCCTCCTGGCCTGGCGGCTGGGGCGGCGCTTCGGCCGGCGCGGCCGTGGAACTCAAGGCCCCGTCGGACAGCAGACGCAGCGAACGGTCGAGCGGATCGTCGAGGCGCTCGAGCAAGGGATTGTCCGTCAGCAATTGCTCTAGTTCCTGGTGCAATTCCAGGGTAGACAATTGCAACAGGCGTATCGATTGCTGCAACTGCGGCGTCAGTGCCAGATGCTGCGAAGTGCGCAGCTGCAATGATTGTTTCATTGGCTCACATGCGGAAGTGTTCGCCCAGATAGACCCGGCGTACCGACTCGTTCGCGATGATGTCGTCGGGGCGTCCCGACGCCAGTACCGAGCCCTGGTTGATGATGTAGGCACGGTCGCAAATACCCAGCGTCTCGCGCACATTATGATCGGTGATCAGCACGCCGATATTGCGCTCCTTCAAAAAGCGCACGATGCGCTGGATCTCGATAACGGCGATCGGATCGACGCCGGCGAACGGTTCGTCCAGCAGCACGAAACGGGGGTCGGTGGCCAGCGCGCGGGCGATTTCCACGCGGCGGCGCTCGCCGCCCGACAGGGACAGCGCCTGGTTCTCGCGCAGTTTTTCAATCTGCAAGTCGGCCAGCAATTTATCCAGGCGCTCCTCGATCTCGGCTTTCTTCAGCGGTCGGCCTTCGACGGTCTGGATTTCCAGCACGGCGCGGATATTGTCTTCCACTGTCAGCTTGCGGAACACGGACGCTTCCTGCGGCAGGTAGGACAGGCCCATCTGCGCGCGGCGGTGAATCGGCAGGCTGGAGATATCCACGCCGCTGATATCGATGCTGCCGCCGTCCGACGGCACCAGGCCGACGATCATGTAGAACGAGGTGGTCTTGCCGGCGCCGTTCGGGCCCAGCAAACCCACCACTTCGCCGCATTCGACTTGCAGCGAGACATCATGCACGACTTGCCGCTTGCCATAGGTTTTTTGCAGCCCGCGAACGATCAGGGTGCTGCCGCAACGTGTATTGTCCATTATTTCTTTCCTGGCGCAGGCGTGGCCGGCGCTTTCTCCGCCGCTGGCGCCTTGGTCTTCGGCTGGATCACCATGCGCACGCTGCCGCCATCCGGGGTGCTGGTGCCGCTGTTGGAATTTTCCATCGCAAACTCTTCCTTGCGGCTGTCATACGAGATGAAGGCGCCATTGGCCACATCGGTCACTTTCGTGCCTTCCAGGCGCGTCAGCTTGGCCCTGGAAAACATTTTCACCACTTCCGTCTTGTTGTCGTATTCCACGCGCTCCGCTTCGCCTTCGACCCACAGGTCGCCTGCGCCATCGCGCTTCTGACGGAAGGTGGCCAGCTTGCCGGGATCGGCCCAGAAGGTAATGAACTGGTAGCCTTGCGGATCTTCCGTGATCAGGGCCCGGCCCGCCTTCATGGTCAGGGTACCCTTGACCAGCACGACGTCGCCCGTCAAGGTACGCACCTGCTTGACGTCATCGACGTGGCCGCTACGTGCCGTGATGACGGCCTCCTTCTCGGAATCGGCCTTCTCGGCATGCGCCACGCCCATCACGCCCAGCGAGCAAACGGTCGAGAATAGAGTCAACAGCAAGATGTTCTTCATATTATGGTTTCCTTGTTTCATTCTGTCATTTTGCCGCAGCGGCCGGGCGTGGTTTCGGCGGGAGTACCATGCGCAGCGCATTCTGCACTTCCACCACGCCGGTGGCGTTATTGGCCTTCATGCCGATGCCATTGATGCGCGAGGCGCCCGTCAGGATATCGACAGGCACGTCCGTTTCCATTCTTTCCTCGTCCGGGAACACCGTCAGCGCTTCCGTCTTGACCGTCAGGTTCTGCGCCTTCGGGCTGGCCACGCGGTCGATCACGACCTTGCGGTGCAGTTGCAGCCGGGTATTGTCCTGGTCGATATGCGCCAGTTCCGCATTCATGTTCATCGGCGGCATGCCGGGCGTGAGCTTGCGCACGAAGGGCAGGTCGATATCGGACGAATCGTCCAGCGGATAATGCGTGAGCTTGGTGCCCGACACGATATAGCTGGGCTTACCCGTCAAATCCATGCGCACCAGGCTGAAATTGGTGATGAAATAGTCGGGCTCATCCAGATGCTTGCTGGC
It encodes the following:
- the lptB gene encoding LPS export ABC transporter ATP-binding protein, producing the protein MDNTRCGSTLIVRGLQKTYGKRQVVHDVSLQVECGEVVGLLGPNGAGKTTSFYMIVGLVPSDGGSIDISGVDISSLPIHRRAQMGLSYLPQEASVFRKLTVEDNIRAVLEIQTVEGRPLKKAEIEERLDKLLADLQIEKLRENQALSLSGGERRRVEIARALATDPRFVLLDEPFAGVDPIAVIEIQRIVRFLKERNIGVLITDHNVRETLGICDRAYIINQGSVLASGRPDDIIANESVRRVYLGEHFRM
- the lptA gene encoding lipopolysaccharide transport periplasmic protein LptA codes for the protein MKNILLLTLFSTVCSLGVMGVAHAEKADSEKEAVITARSGHVDDVKQVRTLTGDVVLVKGTLTMKAGRALITEDPQGYQFITFWADPGKLATFRQKRDGAGDLWVEGEAERVEYDNKTEVVKMFSRAKLTRLEGTKVTDVANGAFISYDSRKEEFAMENSNSGTSTPDGGSVRMVIQPKTKAPAAEKAPATPAPGKK
- the lptC gene encoding LPS export ABC transporter periplasmic protein LptC, whose protein sequence is MRKPGGAHRWRMIFTVLGAVVVALGSFWLLEVMNKNSLDITASKHLDEPDYFITNFSLVRMDLTGKPSYIVSGTKLTHYPLDDSSDIDLPFVRKLTPGMPPMNMNAELAHIDQDNTRLQLHRKVVIDRVASPKAQNLTVKTEALTVFPDEERMETDVPVDILTGASRINGIGMKANNATGVVEVQNALRMVLPPKPRPAAAAK